ATTGTTTGACCAGGTTGGTTCTTGTGGCACGGGAGCCGCAGAGTGTGCACGTGACAGCGGGAGGAAACCATCGTGGCAACTGCTGGAAGCTTGTTTTAGATCCGTTTGATCGTGATCTGACAGGTCTGGATCACAGCAGCTCGCCCATCCCGAATCATCATCCTTGAAACTACTAGGCATCTGTGGAGAGTCCGAGGCCGATGAGTCAGCGATGAGAAGCTCCTGCTGGCTCTCATGTGGTTCGTCAATGTCCACTTCTATGAACTCGACCCATGGATCGTTGCTGTACAGCTCTGGCCGCAAGTCCGGGTGTGTCCCTAAGATTTTAAAGTCACTTGCCTGGCCTTTCTGTGGATAAACCAACAAAATAGAAATtgtattatttgaaaaaaaaaaattttggtcacactttattttaatggtctgtttgttgaatttaacttaatttgcaactaattctcataagattataagtagactgttaggttggagttatggttagtgtaagttgacatgtacttgcaaggtttcttatattcagttaaatgtctgttgaaggagcagtatcaacatatattaagaagacagtctactaatacttaaacagaccatcaaaataaagggttACCAGAAATTCCATATTTGTAAATATGAATGTAGTCTCAAATACCTTAAAATTCAAAGGGTCAATGCCTTCGATTTTTGGTCCAGGAACGGGTGGCAAGAAAATCACCATTATCCTACAAAAAAAATTCACATCAAACTGATGtcaattatgcatttatttatttttttttgcataaaataaatcagaaaataacCTTTTAAAACTATCATAAAGCAATTCCTGCTTCAGACTaaacaatatttctgttttaCAAGTCAAAAGTCAAAGCAGTCACAGTATAAGGGTTTCATCGAATGCCCATTTTCCAGaagttcattcatacatttattaattttctttcgacttgaaccacaaacttatccagcatatgttttgcaaagcagagtcccttccagctgcaacctaataaagggaaacatccctacacactcattcacacacactattgtCAATTtacattattcaattcacctataccacgtcgttgggctgtgggagaaaccaaaggaaacccatgtgaacaaggggagaacatgcaaactccacacagaaatgccaaatggcccagccaggactcaaaccagcgacttcttgctgtgaggtgacagtgctaacaactgagccaccgtgtctccAGAAGTTCATATGATTTTTTATGAAAAGTCTGTAACACACTTTCGTTTAAAATTTATCAAGAGTAGTGCGAAAACACTctgtttacattttcaaaatcagCTCTGTTCATAGAAATCTTTTTTTAGTCTTTAAAGCAATTGACTTGGTGTGAGTGTACACCAAAAACGCCAGTGTCAGTCAACAGATGTGGGAGGGGCCTGAACCTGTGTGATGTCATTTTGCCAAGAATCTGAGATCAGCTTGATCTCAGAAAGTGCTTATGATTTAGGGATTAAAAAAGCACTGGGTGTTTTTAATCATCGGCCACATTCACACAGCAGAAGATTATGGTTGTCAGTCCCTTATTTGAATCCTTAATACGGTTGCGTTCACACACAATACTGTTATTTACAAGTTTGATAACCGCATTCTATAACTGAATGCGCACCTGTACATTTTCAGGACTCACAAACGCATTCTTGCAACACACACTGTGTGAACGAAACAGTGCTGGGCAACTAATATCATGTCACGTCACCTCATCTATGCACATATTGCATATAAAGGCTTTGTGGAATCAAAGGGGTCTGTAAATAATGGCAAAAAGGGCTATTGAGGAGTATTGATGGATCTAGATGTGGCTGTATATGGATATAGAGTTGCCTGTTATGGCATGAACAGCCGATCTTCTGGTCAAAGTCAAttcagtaaataaacaaaaattaagactaactaaaattaacaacagtcaatgaattaaaataattaacaaaaataataataataaataataataaatctaacacatgttgtcccaaaactgggttgcggctgaaaaagCATTgatgtgtaaaatatatatggAATAATTGGTAGTTCATTTcattgtggcgacctctgaaatagagactaagccaaaggaaaataaatgacacatttttacagacacacacattttctTCATTTGCCAAAAATGTAAACTAGGCATGTTTAACTACATAAATGATCTTTAAAATGAAGATGTTTGTTAATTCTCTAAACTTTTTTGACTTCTATTAATTTAAGTTGCATTTTTGTGGTTTTGGGTTCAGTGTCTATTCAAactaattttttacttttattgctAAGAGGTTTGAAGAAGAGTTATTGTGAACTCTGCAAACACTAAAAAATTGCTTTGGTCAACAGTGGGCATGTTCTGTAAActaaatatatcaaaaaagaaatagaaatgtgctaacaaaataaaaactaatctaaAACTAGCATAACCATTAATAAAACACagtaaatctaaaaattacaGCAAATGCaaaaatagtaatataaaaataaaaataatttataataactattattattaataataatggcgaggcagtggcgcagtaggtagtgctgtcgcctcacagcaagaaggtcgctggttcgaacctcagctcagttggcgtttctgtgtggagtttgcatgttctccctgccttcgcgtgggtttcctccaggtgctccggtttcccccacagtccaaagacatgcggtataggtgaattgagtaggctaaattgtacgtagtgtatgagtgtgtgtgtggatgtttcccagagatgggttgtgcagagaagggcatccgctgcgtaaaaacttgctgaataagttggcggttcattctgctgtggcgaccccgaattaataaagggactaagccgacaagaaaatgaatgatgaaactATAATAACCTTATTATACACCAAATAGATGTGTTACTGTGTGATATTCTACAAGCCGTCCTTAATACCACTAAACAATTCTGACTCCCTTCTGTACTCATACTGCTTGTCACATATGAGTGAGGAGTTTCTTTTTGTGGGGCTCCAGCAACTCACAGAGATGGCGATACTGTGTGTATCATCTGTAGTTTTTCTATCCAATCGCTCTCTTTCCACTGGAGCAACTCCCACCAGAATTGCAATCTAAATGTTGCACTCAATAGTAAGTGCTGTTTAGGAACAAAACATTTGCAAGTAAAAAAAGCCACTGTCAGTGTCGGTCTACAACAGAACTGCAGAAAAAATCATGCCTTCTGTTGTACGTTATGCCCGTTgcaaaaaacagtatttttgttaacatacagttgaaataggaattattaaaccccctgaattattagccccccctttttatttttttctctgatttATGTTtaacgtttctaaacataatagttttaataactcattcctaataactgattaattgatgacagtaaataatatttgacttgatatttttcaagactcttctatacagttaaaagtgacatttaaaggcctaactgggttagttaggttaactaggcatgtttggataattaggcaagttattgtataacgacagTTTGTTCTGTAacaaaaacatagcttaaaggggctaaacatgttgaccttaaaattatttttaaaaattaaaaactgcttttattctagctaaagtaaaacaaataagactttctccagaagaaaaaaatatcagtcatatggtgaaaatttccttgctctgttaaacatcaattggggaaatatttgaacatcatttggggaaaaacagaaaaacaaatacaaagggGGTTTAattattctgatttcaactgtaggtGCCATAATAATAATCTTTGATGTTTTGTATCCCTCATAAAGACATCATCTTTAATGTTTTTGATGACTCCCATTGCATGTTCAGGCCAACAACAATTGAAACATTACTTTAAGCTGCTCTGTAAATTTTGAGACTTACAGCTATAAGGAAATGTTGTTGTCCATTCCAAAAACTGACTATGTGAACATAGCTATAATAGGGTGGTTGTCTACACACACTGCCAAGACACATTTAATTTCCAAAAACTTGTAAAAGTGAACTTTGCATCTGATGACCCCTTTAAAGCTACAGCAGGAAAGGGAAGGGGTAGAGGAACCTAATAAGTGCTTTAACAGGAAAACCACAGGAAATCATTGCATTCATACAAACTGTACACAGATTTCACTTGCGCATACTTTTTTTGCACATACATTAATACATATAACCGCGCAAATACTCACTTTTGTTGACGCGAAACTACAATCAGCATCAAGATAATGGTGATACTAACAGCAGTAAAGACCAGCACAGCCGTAAtcgaaattcttgattctgaaaTTAAAACAggacattataaaaataaagcaacttcaatataaaaacataccaacataggctcattctgaaaacgtagccctatatacgctTCTGGAGATCCAgaattatgtatccagaagtaCGTAAGGCTgcattcctttttgcgcttaccagctgaccgtgtATAAACATGTTgacagctttcccactgttaccagtttgtccagtaagctcgccatgtatgttggtggacttgaAATGCAGAGGAGTTTAATAATAAACTCCTAAAATAAACAActtaataacagggtgagaatgtggtaaaatctgaaaacataataaaaattagtcgagggcttttctttttctggattgctttttaaaattgttggttgggtttacggaagtgggtgggcgggtcaatcggtgcttttgaaaacactattggttaggtttagggaaggaggaggatgggtctTTCGactggtcagtcagtcaaacagtcaatcATAACTGACTGAATCCACTtctagtggatttacacaagaacagcaggcacaaatggcactagcgagagaaatttgagatctcgaaaagcatacacagtggcctctggagGATTGGTGTAAAcaaaaactgtacaaaaaaaaaaaacgggacgTTTCTGGGACATATTTGATGCTCtcaaatgtatatagaggtacattttcagaatgagcctgggttgaagcaTAAAGACTAGCAAATCTTAAATCAAACCTTTGTTAGGTATAAGTATAAAGATGGAGTCACTGAAGTCTCCGAAGTGGAAGCCTCTCATTTTTGCCCGGACTCTGAGTTCATATTCAGTGTTGCTTTCCAGACCATAGATGTATGCCTGTGTGTTTTTGTCACTTTCCAGCTGTAGAGAAACAAACAAGGCTGAGAAACATCATAACGCGTCCGACCTTGGAGATAACAAGCTCCAAACATGGCCTAATTAAGTCTGCAAGATCCAGGTCAGCGTTATGGCTTCACCATGGTGACTCAAACGATATGACTCGCAAGCTTTCTTGGAAATAATAAAGCATCCGAGGAGCTGTTCAGAAAACTCATTTAACTTCAGGTCTGTTTCTTATTAGCAGCGTATTAGAAAGCTGGATGCGCAGATTGCAGAGTGTTGCATAAGACTCACTGTGTTCCACTGGTCTGAATCCTTTTCTCTGTACTGTGTCTCGTAAACCAGTGAGATCCATCCATCTGAAAGAGGCACTCCGgcggagggaggtggatcccagCTTAAAACCACATCACAGTGTAAACCGCTGGAGGCCATTTTTAAAAGAGTCCAGTTTAGACCTACAGGTGGGTCTGGAAACACTGCAGAAATAATGAGcccatataaataaatgtaacatgcCAGCAAAAATTCTTATGGTTGTTATTATTTGATATGTTTATTAGGTATGGGTTAAGgtcaaatggtttataaaaaaattcttccactttaaaaaaaaaacataaaatgacaACTGAACAGACTAGCAAATGTTTTCAGTTATAGTGAGAGAAAATTTGTGTTATTCCACCAAAACATTTCTGAAGTGAAAACATTGGTATTTTGTTGTCTAAAagcaaaagaaataaagaaaaaccaGCACTTTTTTTACTTAACAACTTTTTACATAACAATGTCCTGTGTTTTTCTTCCATctgtaatttacaaaataaaacaaaaacaaattaaatataaattgttaTTTCAGAGAAACTGAACTAGAAaatgaaactgagatttttcatgTAGTCAAaataaatttggaagaaatggcagtagtttacagaataaaaaaaaaagacaaattaattGTTATTGAGAATTTTCATGTGAACGCTTAAATTATTTCATAACtttagatatatatacacacagtgggGGAAATATGTATTGAACATGCCACCATTCagtcagaaaacatatttctacagGTGCCGTTACCTTGAAAATTTCCCTGAATGCTGGTAACAACCAAGAAAGTTCATATGTGCAAAGAAAAtccaattagtttacaaatgaagttatgtgtgataaaatgaaatgatgcagggaaacagtactgaacacatgaaaaaagggaggtgtaaaaaggcagtgtaAGCCCAgaaagcagctgaaatctctcagcagttattcagcaaccctccaCCCTTCGTCAGTAGAAATTACGTttagctgcttcagtctaacatctacattaccatttcagcaagacaatgatttaAATCACAGCAAAAGAAgctctcaaatggtttcagacaaagaaaatcaagctgcacAATGGACCAGATAATCACCTGACTtctaaataaagctcagatttaaaATAAAGCTAGACGAGAccaacagaaccatcaagatttttacactgttgattcatgtgacttcattctccatatgagaggcgtcatcaccaaaaaagcctatTACACATTTCGGTACTTTCTCCCTTTGTTATACCATTAGTATATCaagatttttcttttgttttgttttttatgtttgtattgtttaggtATTTGTCAACAgcttagaaatattattcccaagaaaagaaaaacatgacATATTTAATACGTATTTCCCCCACTGTGTATACGACAGAATTGGGTAAAAATGCTATTTTGATTATGgcaaaatgtattacaaaaaaaaactttttgcacaatataaatattttagacttttatatttaaagaaaaaacttttaaacattggagaaaaacattaaatatggtATTAATATGTGatggaaatatatatttatcaacACTAAAATATTCGTTCTATaattagaaacatttaaatatatatgtgaaaattattttttgaCCACATGGGGTTGTATACTTGAAAGCATGTTAAGGAAAAGAAAAGACTTTAGGTAAGAGTTTGTGTTTAAGACATGACTTACCAATATTTTCTATGTTAAAGGACATTTCCTCATAAACATTATCAACAGAGCGCAGCTGGATCACATAAGTATACCATACAAAGGTATGACTGGCATCAAAGTAGCATTCATTTCTCTGGGAGTTGTAACTTGGACATTCAATCCATTTTCCGTAAGTTTTCTTTGGATCCCTGCAGACATGCAAGAAATTATAGATCATTAATAAGCGGACAAGTCATTCAACTGAACAGCTTTACACTGATGGTAACTTATGTAACTTATTGTGCATAATAATTTTCTACTTCAAGGTGAaggtgtacgtgtttttgtgacatatcaggacacaaatctgtctCATGACATATGTATGACACAGGTATTGCAAGAAggtggtgaaatatgaggacattgctgatcTCCTAATTTCTCAAAAAACTTATAAATCAAAAAGAAAGAGTtgttttcagaaagtaaaaatgtacaataaaaagtAATGGTTGGGTTGAGGGGTAGAATAGGGTTAgggcaatagaaaatacagtttgtactgtATAAAAACAAGGGAAacctacagtgcatctggaaattattcatagagcttcacttttttgttacagccttattccaaaatggattaaattcatttatttcctcaaaattctagaCACCATAGCCCATAAtgtcaatgtgaaaaaagatttttttttttaattgttgcaaatttgttacaaataaaaaaaaatctgaaaaatcacatgtacataagtattcacagcctttgctcaagactttgttaatgcacctttggcagcaattacagcctcaagtcctTTTGAAAATGACGcctcaagcttggcacacctgtctttgggaatttttgcctattcctctttgcCGTACCTCTCAAGCTCACTCTCTTGTTGGATTGGAAGTAGTGGTGTACAGCAGTTTTTAAATATCTCCGGAATTGTTTAATAAtactgggctctggctgggccactcaaggacattccccgagttgctgtgaagccactccattgacattttggcagtgtgctttgggtcattgtcctgctggaagatgaaccgtcgccccagtctgaggtcaagagcactctgaagcagaacCCTGGGACctcatatagacaggtgtatgcctttccaaatcatgtccaatcaactgattttaccacaggtgaactacaattaagctgctgaaacatctcaagaatgatcagtggaaactgaatgtacctgagctcaaattaAAGCTTCAGGGCAATGACTttagtacatgtgatttttcaggttttttatttttaataaatttgcaacaatttcaaaaagtatttttttcacattgacattatggggtattgtgtgtcgATTTTGgagcaaataaatgaatttaatccattttggaataaggctgcaacataaaaaatttgcaaaaagtgaagcactttgattactttccagatgcactgtatgtatatgtgcccacaattcacaaaaacaaaggtgtgtgtgtatcctCCATTTTAGTCTAAGAGATTATGTGTCACTATTTACTTTTCTAACATGTAGAAAAAGCTCAGATCCTCGAGTTCTGTGCGGTTTTGTGAAGATCCAGTTTCCCACTGACAACGGAAAGTTATCATATCTCGAGAAAAACAGCCAGTCAGATGAGGCCGTGTTGAAGTCTGACCtgaaaaaagggaaaaataagACTATAAAAATCATGAGATAATAGCCTTACCCTAACCCTAGCCAAAGGTTTCTAAGTAGTCTGACAGAGTGgagaaaacaacagaaatgtgtttttaattatacttttaaTAAGAATTATCTTAGGCTTCTCTGTATCGGTTGCTTTTGgagtataaaaatacataaaaatatggcAATAATgcagttttatatttgtttttataattcttttttcCAGCTGAAAGCAATCAACCAAAGCTGAAAATCATTATTTAAACACCCTTACTTCACTCGTCGCAAAtctgtttaagttcattttttttagatgaacacaaaataagttatttagaaaaatgttggatttttttgctattatggaagtcaatggttgcaggtttctaacactcttcaaaacatctttgtttgtgttcaacataaaaagcAAACTCATAAGGGCTTGGGAGCACATAAATGGGGAAAAGTGAGTAATCTTTTATTTTTGGGAGAATTATCtctttaagtttaaaaatgtgcGCAGCTGTGATTGATCAAACAGGCCAAATAATTTTCTGAAAAGGCCAAAAATTCTGTGAATGTCCTTCAGTTTAAACCAGCTTAGGAGTAACAGGATGTAACATAAATCCCAGTTGGGCTATAACTGTCAGCTGTGTTTTCCTGGAAATGCGTGCTGGCATTTTTCACATGTGGAAGCGTTTGAGTGGCAGAGCACTGTTACAGCTTGCAAGCTCTTTTGAAGGGCTCTACTCATGCATTTAAATAGcaatactgaaaaaaacaaaccaaataaaaaccTGATGATTTGAGATAACTGATAAATTGAAGCATAGTTTCCAAAGCATTGATTAATATCGATGGAACAatcattattttaattcataGGCCAGAATAACACATTCCCTATGGCCTTGTTATTTTCTCTTCCTGTAATTTTGGATGAAATTATGCATGATATAATTATTCTTCAGTTTCTCTTCAGTTTGTATGGATATTAGTCTCAAGTGTTCAGGATTTGCAAACATGTAGTCTCTTGTTTGGGAATTTGGTTCAGATATTTTGCAATAATACTTTCACACTTGATCAGAATTCAAGCTATTAAAAAACTATTAACATGTGGTAGTTTTGTGTTTTTACAGAACACAACTCATTCCTGAAACTGGAATGGTTGGCAACATGGTAAACACAACCATCTTGCATGTTTGCAATTAAAGAGCATCTGAGCATTTAAAGACTTGTTATTGTCGTCAACTTTATTATTACGCAGAAAATGTTCTGTAAGTGTTGCCAGGTTCACTCATTATATGCAATGTTTGGGttattttacccaaaaattaaaaatgcactcactatttactcacacacaagtggatctaaacctttatgggttttattcaactgttaaacacaaaagaacaaagtttgaagaaagctgagaacctgtaaccattcacttccatagaaggaaaaacaaatactgtggaagtcaatagttacaagtttccagctttcttcaaaatatcttcttttatgctcaacagaaaaaagaaagttttgaaacaagcaaagggtgattaaataaagacagaattttcattttggagttGAACCCTACCTTTAACGCCCAATTTACACAGGAATTCAGCGCCAACGCTTGACAGAGAGCGTGTCCGAAGCTGACGCGATCAGTCTTAGCAGcgttagccaatgaaattagtccgcaatcgGCTACTGTGTCTGAGTTAATAGTATTTACATAAATCGAAGTGGGGTGTGTTTTCCAAAGAACGACATtactcgtggctgaactatcatagtacgatgcattgtttggAAAAAGAACTATGTAATGAGGAGTGTTTTCCAAAACTgtagttgctttgcgcacatctatcgtttatgaatattattaagaatattccaAATAAAATCACTTAGCTAACACATATTCAAATTTAATGTATAAATCATATCAATCGTTAATGGTTGTAGGCGTAATttacagtaggttatttatttatttttgttttcacaagctttggagacgtaatgtAAATTTCATCTGCCCATTTATTTGACTCACCTCTGAATTGCCTATCTGCTTACTCCTGGTTTGACCATTGCTTTCCTGACCATTCTTAGTTTAATAAAcatgcatttggatccacacttcCATTGCCAGCGTCACTTCACATGTACAAGTTTGTACAAACACTTCAAGTGTAcaagtttgtgatgcagtttgcgaatgtttgttggaacgatgccaaatcaacgaactatgtttctaacaacggaacttgtgaccttagtaaCAAGGTTttttggaaacgcacccctgttTTGCGTATGCTTCCATTGGTGCTTGAAAACtgagaaattcccaacttttATAGCAAGCAATGATGCTAAAGTGGCATCGACGGATCCACAACTCAGTTTAGCAACACTtaacgtcacccattcaaagtgaatggtaGCTTTAACACTGACGCTCCATGTAAATGGGGCGTAATAAATCCAGTTTTTGGAGTTTATTAATTAGGCAGATACATGCAGGATGCAAAGTTTGTCGTGCTTTTATTTTTTAGACTGCGTTTAAAGTTGGCTTGTGTTTTCTAATAAGATCTGGCAATCCCTCTGCACACTGCATACATAGGAGAAACACGTCCATATTTCAATACATCAACAACTATTTATTCAGTTTCTATAAACACTACAAATACTTTGTTCAAAATTTTACCTTCAACTTTGTATAAAGGAGCAAAATGTCACACAAAAAGATGAACCAACAACCAAATTTAAACATCACAAAAAGTAGTAGTAGAGTTTCAATATGCAAAATCAGTGTTTCTGCACAATAACTGACTTTTCGGCTTACTGTATATGTCTTTTTTAGAGAAGCTGTTAGTAAATATAGGATTAACAATAGGAATGAATCAGAGCTGTCAATGCAGTAGAATATGTTCCCATAGAAACTAATGTACAGCACAAACAGGATCGGCAGAGTGATGTTGTGAAGCTACCAACCATTTCATATATCCACTATCCACTCTCTCCCACTTACAGCAGCCCACCTTTAGTGCATTCTACAGAAAATGTTACATTCAACTGAATCCATAATTGCCAGACCTGTTCAAAGGGACAGCACTTCCAAGCGAAAGCATTTAGAAATGGTCTTGGAAAGAACCACATATGGCCATGTGAAAGccaaaaggaaaatattcaatgTACTTCCTCAAAGGGATTCATTCATTTAAGGTTTTTGATACATTATCCGGTTGCTTTTGATTGGGGACATTTCTTAATTGGCTTAACCAAAATGAATGTTGCCGTAGCCTGCATATAGAgactttttaaaatctgtttttactTCAAAATTGATTGTATTTCCTGTGTATTCAGAAGTCAAGAAAGCCAAATAACTAGCCTAGTGTTACACAGTAGCACCCCACTAATAAGAAATGGTAAGCAATGGGTGGCTTCCTAAAGAAAACATCCTGTTTTCTTGTTGTA
The genomic region above belongs to Danio rerio strain Tuebingen ecotype United States chromosome 21, GRCz12tu, whole genome shotgun sequence and contains:
- the ghrb gene encoding growth hormone receptor b precursor (The RefSeq protein has 7 substitutions, 1 non-frameshifting indel compared to this genomic sequence), whose protein sequence is MEKVLFICILFTGAVATQNVLPTTQGQTSTRPHLTGCFSRDMITFRCQWETGSSQNRTELEDLSFFYMLEKDPKKTYGKWIECPSYNSQRNECYFDASHTFVWYTYVIQLRSVDNVYEEMSFSIENIVFPDPPVGLNWTLLKMASSGLHCDVVLSWDPPPSAGVPLSDGWISLVYETQYREKDSDQWNTLESDKNTQAYIYGLESNTEYELRVRAKMRSFHFGDFSDSIFILIPNKESRISITAVLVFTAVSVTIILMLIVVSRQQKIMVIFLPPVPGPKIEGIDPLNFKKGQASDFKILGTHPDLRPELYSNDPWVEFIEVDIDEPHESQQELLIADSSASDSPQMPSSFKDDDSGWASCCDPDLSDHDQTDLKQASSSCHDGFLPLSRAHSAAPVPQEPTWSNNLYSQVSDITQRGEFVLSPEEQEMAALQDKDINKKKEIQRLAMIPDERGYTSETVASTISAHHNKPNPPKTDQEQHSEYRDTETSPWSSAFPILAKPPSPDYTMVDAVDWTNGLLLKPNTPTAPQKAAAKTLFTPVGYLTPDLLDNITP